The following coding sequences are from one Archocentrus centrarchus isolate MPI-CPG fArcCen1 chromosome 4, fArcCen1, whole genome shotgun sequence window:
- the LOC115779212 gene encoding mitochondrial coenzyme A transporter SLC25A42-like — MAHRLQDRQHRLPVAQATVLTLPPASQAKDMRPSWSALESLLCGAFAGAVAKTVIAPLDRTKIIFQVSSKRFSAKEAFRLIYSTYIKDGLFSLWRGNSATMVRVMPYAAIQFCSHEQYKRLLGSCYGFQGKALPPFPRFLAGSLAGTTAAMLTYPLDMVRARMAVTAREMYSNIMHVFVRISQEEGVKTLYRGFTPTILGVIPYAGITFFTYETLKKLHAEKTKRSQPYPYERLAFGACAGLIGQSASYPLDVVRRRMQTAGVTGSSYGTILGTMREIITHEGVIRGLYKGLSMNWVKGPIAVGISFTTFDITHNLLLKLYQMGYFIH, encoded by the exons ATGGCCCATCGTTTGCAAGACCGTCAGCACAGGCTGCCAGTGGCTCAGGCCACTGTGTTGACTCTGCCACCAGCCAGCCaagcaaag gATATGAGGCCTAGTTGGTCCGCTCTGGAATCCCTGTTGTGTGGTGCATTTGCTGGAGCTGTTGCCAAAACAGTTATTGCACCTCTGGATCGCACCAAGATTATTTTCCAAG TGTCCTCAAAGAGATTCTCAGCTAAG GAGGCCTTCAGGCTCATTTACTCTACATACATAAAGGATGGGCTGTTCAGTCTGTGGAGGGGAAACTCTGCGACTATGGTGAGGGTCATGCCCTACGCTGCCATCCAGTTCTGCTCACATGAACAATACAAAAGACTGCTGGGGAGCTGCTATGGCTTCCAGGGCAA AGCTCTGCCTCCTTTCCCACGTTTCCTGGCTGGGTCTCTGGCTGGTACAACTGCTGCTATGCTTACCTACCCACTGGACATGGTACGAGCCAGGATGGCGGTCACTGCCAGAGAAAT GTACAGTAACATCATGCACGTCTTTGTGCGGATCTCCCAAGAAGAAGGTGTCAAAACACTTTACAGAGGCTTCACCCCCACTATTCTAGGTGTTATCCCATATGCGGGGATCACGTTCTTTACCTATGAGACCCTCAAAAAACTACATGCAG AGAAGACAAAACGATCTCAGCCTTACCCTTATGAGCGCTTGGCCTTCGGTGCCTGTGCAGGCCTGATTGGACAGTCAGCTTCGTACCCCCTGGATGTGGTACGCCGGCGCATGCAGACAGCCGGTGTCACTGGCTCATCCTACGGTACGATTCTGGGAACCATGCGTGAGATCATAACTCACGAGGGAGTAATACGCGGACTGTACAAAGGCCTGAGCATGAACTGGGTTAAAGGGCCCATTGCAGTGGGGATCAGCTTCACCACATTCGACATCACGCACAACCTTCTGCTTAAATTGTACCAGATGGGCTACTTTATCCATTGA